The proteins below are encoded in one region of Streptomyces sp. NBC_00490:
- a CDS encoding HesA/MoeB/ThiF family protein, with amino-acid sequence MTGDRFARHALIPGWDQKRLAGATVVLAGAGALGNTVAQTLALSGLGRLVVCDPDTVAVSNLSRCPLFRAADVGRPKARVLARALTDLAPDTVVDAREAPHVSGAGLAELRAADLVVGALDSRAARIALAGRCTLAGTGMLDGGTHAWGGEVAWFPPGGRCWACGLGPAERAVQDDPWSCAAPGPAGAVGASAPVSALVGTWLADFAVRLLLGLSVPDAPLRIDAAGLAVPLSGTAPRDRPDPGCPLHERLPDGVPVLPLDHGATVAELLDHVDMREEPLTWAGFSRPVRRRAAVPAVTSRLRSAPASARLSALGVAPREVLPVARRDGSGLRYVELAATAAEPVGAPGESGQERRATTEGAG; translated from the coding sequence GTGACCGGGGACCGGTTCGCGCGGCACGCCCTGATCCCCGGCTGGGACCAGAAGCGGCTCGCCGGGGCGACGGTCGTGCTGGCGGGCGCCGGGGCGCTGGGCAACACCGTGGCTCAGACGCTCGCCCTGTCCGGTCTGGGCCGGCTGGTGGTGTGCGACCCGGACACGGTCGCCGTCAGCAACCTCAGCCGCTGTCCGCTGTTCCGTGCGGCGGACGTGGGCCGGCCCAAGGCGCGCGTCCTCGCTCGGGCGCTGACGGACCTGGCGCCCGACACGGTGGTGGACGCGCGCGAGGCGCCGCATGTCTCGGGTGCCGGGCTGGCCGAACTGCGCGCGGCCGACCTGGTGGTGGGCGCGCTGGACAGCCGGGCGGCCCGGATCGCGCTGGCCGGGCGGTGCACGCTCGCCGGGACGGGCATGCTCGACGGCGGCACGCACGCGTGGGGCGGCGAGGTCGCCTGGTTCCCGCCGGGCGGACGCTGCTGGGCCTGCGGCCTCGGTCCGGCCGAGCGAGCGGTGCAGGACGACCCCTGGTCGTGCGCGGCACCCGGTCCGGCCGGTGCGGTGGGCGCCTCGGCCCCAGTGTCCGCGCTGGTCGGCACCTGGCTGGCCGACTTCGCCGTACGACTGCTGCTCGGGCTGTCCGTGCCGGACGCGCCGCTGCGGATCGACGCCGCCGGTCTGGCCGTACCGCTGTCCGGGACCGCGCCGCGCGACCGGCCCGACCCCGGCTGCCCGTTGCACGAGCGGCTTCCCGACGGGGTTCCGGTGCTGCCGCTGGACCACGGGGCCACGGTGGCCGAGCTGTTGGACCACGTGGACATGCGCGAAGAGCCCCTCACCTGGGCAGGATTCAGCAGGCCGGTGCGGCGGCGGGCGGCGGTGCCCGCCGTCACCTCCCGGCTGCGGTCCGCGCCCGCCTCGGCGCGGCTGAGCGCACTGGGGGTGGCGCCGCGCGAAGTGCTGCCCGTGGCCCGGCGGGACGGATCGGGGCTGCGGTACGTCGAGTTGGCCGCGACCGCGGCTGAACCGGTGGGTGCGCCGGGCGAGTCGGGCCAGGAACGCCGCGCGACAACGGAGGGTGCCGGGTGA
- a CDS encoding effector-associated domain EAD1-containing protein — MAALTAVRLHRDGVLRVVATLYEDATDAKQLLYRLGADPSRLPQFGGAQAPLSTWFAVCRLIENGAFGFTLEDLLAEAAQDYPGNPVLRSVTAGPAAPPDEPALLVPPDELTVLCLLAGPKEESRLQLRLEYRTIEEAARRGSRRALDIRLSAATRRQDVIPALTEHKPDVLHFGGHGAPSGHLLLEEDDGSVAPVAAEALAAVLHAVGGVSVVVLNACHLGRYAKVLAPHAQEVIGSPERLADQDALAFCRDYYAALALGASWEGAFDRGRAGVGLGPRGLPDLRREVRAREGDTV, encoded by the coding sequence ATGGCGGCACTGACGGCTGTGCGGTTGCACCGCGACGGAGTACTGCGTGTCGTCGCCACCCTCTACGAGGACGCCACCGACGCCAAGCAGCTCCTCTACCGCCTGGGCGCGGACCCGTCGCGGCTGCCGCAGTTCGGGGGCGCCCAGGCGCCGCTCAGCACCTGGTTCGCGGTCTGCCGACTGATCGAGAACGGGGCGTTCGGGTTCACCCTGGAGGACCTGCTCGCGGAAGCCGCCCAGGACTATCCGGGCAACCCGGTCCTGCGCTCGGTGACGGCCGGTCCCGCCGCCCCGCCGGACGAGCCGGCCCTCCTCGTCCCGCCGGACGAACTCACGGTCCTGTGCCTGCTCGCGGGGCCGAAGGAGGAGTCGCGGCTCCAACTGCGCCTGGAATACCGCACCATCGAGGAGGCCGCCCGCCGGGGCAGCCGTCGCGCCCTCGACATCCGGCTGTCGGCGGCGACCCGGCGCCAGGACGTGATCCCGGCGCTCACCGAACACAAGCCGGACGTCCTGCACTTCGGCGGACACGGCGCGCCGAGCGGCCACCTGCTCCTCGAGGAGGACGACGGCTCGGTCGCCCCGGTCGCCGCCGAGGCCCTCGCCGCGGTCCTGCACGCCGTGGGCGGAGTGAGCGTGGTCGTGCTCAACGCCTGTCATCTGGGCCGCTACGCGAAGGTGCTCGCCCCGCACGCGCAGGAGGTCATCGGCTCCCCGGAGCGGCTCGCGGACCAGGACGCGCTGGCCTTCTGCCGGGACTACTACGCGGCGCTGGCCCTCGGCGCGTCCTGGGAGGGCGCCTTCGACCGGGGCCGGGCGGGCGTCGGCCTCGGCCCGCGCGGGCTGCCGGACCTGCGGCGCGAGGTGCGAGCCCGGGAGGGCGACACGGTATGA
- a CDS encoding JAB N-terminal domain-containing protein: MALDIELFRGESRQLVRTEALISLLKPAFAAETAPFKGNARFVLMLRNDPGPDTYEGDPHLTNLRADFGYIHVKIHMEGRVVHQKPYSVNSLVGPILARLARELAPEERRWAFRIAGLPSPEDDDSAQRLPPVVDGTDDIDTSRSTRLAFGIRPAAEPQIPLLDLAEYGIELTDTEAPVTVLLGAGVRRRLMEMELSTEIEEGGFLVGRAFRRADVPELHAVIVDEVLPAEHSGASLMHFTFTGDSFGAMNRTLGDRQLVGWYHTHLFQTERTIGLSRTDIDLHRDTFRRPWQVAALINLTSRRRVLTCYASSDDWMAPCPIRNLDDDADKHRSTHPSLGHH; the protein is encoded by the coding sequence ATGGCACTTGACATCGAGCTGTTCCGGGGCGAGTCACGGCAACTGGTGCGCACCGAGGCCCTGATCTCACTGCTGAAGCCGGCCTTCGCGGCGGAGACGGCCCCGTTCAAGGGCAACGCGCGCTTCGTCCTGATGCTGCGCAACGACCCCGGCCCCGACACCTACGAGGGAGACCCGCACCTCACCAATCTCCGTGCCGACTTCGGGTACATCCATGTCAAGATCCACATGGAGGGACGCGTGGTCCACCAGAAGCCCTACTCCGTGAACAGTCTCGTCGGCCCGATCCTCGCCCGGCTGGCCCGTGAGCTCGCCCCGGAGGAGCGCCGGTGGGCGTTCCGTATCGCGGGGCTGCCCTCGCCCGAGGACGATGACTCGGCCCAGCGGCTGCCTCCGGTGGTGGACGGCACGGACGACATCGACACCTCCCGCTCCACCCGGCTGGCGTTCGGCATCCGTCCGGCGGCCGAACCCCAGATCCCGCTGCTGGACCTCGCCGAGTACGGGATCGAACTGACCGATACCGAGGCACCGGTGACCGTGCTGCTCGGCGCCGGGGTGCGGCGGCGGCTGATGGAGATGGAGCTGTCGACCGAGATCGAGGAGGGCGGCTTCCTGGTCGGGCGGGCCTTCCGGCGGGCGGACGTCCCGGAGCTGCACGCGGTCATCGTCGACGAGGTGCTCCCGGCCGAGCACTCGGGGGCCTCGCTGATGCACTTCACGTTCACCGGGGACTCGTTCGGCGCGATGAACCGCACCCTCGGCGACCGTCAGCTGGTCGGCTGGTACCACACGCACCTGTTCCAGACCGAACGCACCATCGGCCTCTCCCGCACCGACATCGACCTGCACCGGGACACCTTCCGGCGCCCCTGGCAGGTGGCCGCCCTCATCAACCTCACCTCGCGTCGGCGGGTGCTGACCTGCTACGCCTCCTCCGACGACTGGATGGCCCCCTGTCCGATCCGGAACCTCGATGACGACGCTGACAAGCACCGTAGTACGCATCCTTCACTGGGCCATCACTGA
- a CDS encoding ubiquitin-conjugating enzyme E2 produces MRDELYNELERVINPREGEIILRTIGFPESRLPSVDATSRVYWSEARRLIDAGVLVDGEAQLARAVHNEYPGNALFRASVEALEPVTEPPTPPRAEPHATHPGSAGPSGAERYPTLVFVCSTHHAAFIHEVREVDPQAEMFFVSQGEEAQVGQIAMSLTYELAPGQIDALRGRLVGAGAPADLELLQEVYDHRPYLLEALRVNGPDQQPYDLAGVPSITPVRDIAAAVLAHYEGRMGRRPRTVVDHQQPDGSFRRLDPAQSLHEAGVREGETLNVYPEATAGNAQLRMQAIIRVREEMQRYADQHADFEIVDTDDPEFPTDYEIRFKGSGLRLPDQQNANTFPRPELQERHNALILLGPDFPLVAPAVFWLSPIFHPNIKGPDPQYPQAEGAVCLGVLAHSWRPALDFGQLCQMLVDMAGYRNYEITDSFNPIAAYWAQTEEGAAMIEAIGGKPPMAAPPPEDGALRVGALRIRPTDGVADGT; encoded by the coding sequence GTGAGGGACGAGCTGTACAACGAGCTGGAGCGGGTGATCAACCCCCGGGAGGGCGAGATCATCCTGCGGACCATCGGTTTCCCGGAGAGCCGGCTGCCGTCGGTGGACGCGACGTCACGGGTCTACTGGTCCGAGGCGCGCCGTCTGATCGACGCGGGCGTGCTCGTGGACGGCGAGGCCCAGCTGGCCCGCGCGGTGCACAACGAGTACCCGGGCAACGCCCTGTTCCGGGCCTCGGTCGAGGCGCTGGAGCCGGTCACCGAGCCGCCGACGCCGCCCCGCGCCGAGCCGCACGCCACGCACCCGGGCTCGGCGGGCCCCTCCGGTGCGGAGCGGTATCCCACGCTGGTCTTCGTGTGCAGCACCCACCACGCCGCGTTCATCCACGAGGTGCGCGAAGTCGACCCCCAGGCCGAGATGTTCTTCGTCAGCCAGGGCGAGGAGGCCCAGGTCGGACAGATCGCGATGTCGCTGACGTACGAACTGGCGCCCGGTCAGATCGACGCGCTGCGCGGGCGGTTGGTCGGCGCGGGTGCCCCGGCGGACCTGGAGCTCCTCCAGGAGGTGTACGACCACCGCCCCTATCTGCTGGAGGCGCTCCGGGTCAACGGCCCCGACCAGCAGCCCTACGACCTGGCGGGCGTGCCCTCGATCACGCCGGTGCGGGACATCGCCGCCGCCGTGCTCGCCCACTACGAGGGCCGCATGGGGCGCCGCCCGCGTACCGTCGTCGACCACCAGCAGCCGGACGGCAGCTTCCGTCGCCTCGACCCGGCGCAGTCCCTGCACGAAGCGGGGGTGCGCGAGGGCGAGACCCTCAACGTCTATCCCGAAGCCACCGCCGGCAACGCCCAGTTGCGGATGCAGGCGATCATCCGGGTCCGCGAGGAGATGCAGCGCTACGCGGACCAGCACGCGGACTTCGAGATCGTCGACACGGACGACCCGGAGTTCCCCACCGACTACGAGATCCGCTTCAAGGGATCCGGTCTGCGCCTTCCCGACCAGCAGAACGCGAACACCTTCCCGCGCCCGGAACTGCAGGAGAGGCACAACGCGCTGATCCTGCTGGGCCCGGACTTCCCGCTGGTCGCCCCGGCCGTCTTCTGGCTGAGCCCGATCTTCCACCCCAACATCAAGGGGCCCGATCCGCAGTACCCCCAGGCCGAAGGGGCCGTCTGTCTGGGGGTGCTGGCGCACTCCTGGCGTCCGGCCCTGGACTTCGGCCAGCTGTGCCAGATGCTCGTGGACATGGCTGGGTATCGTAACTACGAGATCACGGACAGTTTCAACCCGATCGCGGCTTATTGGGCCCAGACCGAGGAAGGTGCGGCCATGATCGAGGCCATCGGGGGCAAGCCGCCGATGGCGGCCCCGCCTCCCGAGGACGGCGCCCTGCGCGTCGGCGCCCTGCGGATAAGGCCCACGGACGGGGTGGCCGATGGCACTTGA